Proteins from a genomic interval of Desulfovibrio sp. TomC:
- a CDS encoding carbamoyltransferase family protein produces the protein MAEYILGISAYYHDSAAALLRDGVVVAAAHEERFTRKKHDADFPRKAAAYVLAEAGIELAELSAIAFYDKPYLKFERLLETYHGFAPSGLRSFLSAIPVWIKEKLFMKKMLREELAELGQGKPRILFPEHHLSHAASAFYPSPFDEAAILTIDGVGEWSTTTIGLGRGKDVTFLRELDFPHSVGLLYSAFTYYCGFKVNSGEYKLMGLAPYGIEGSARVEEYKAKILETLVDLRPDGSMLLNMAYFNYATGLTMCRDAKWEALFGLPKRAGESELGQEHMDMALAIQQITEEVVLRLAKTARELTGCKNLVMAGGVALNCVANGKLLREGIFDDVWIQPAAGDAGGALGAALTAWHIWAGHERTPLPEGALDRMAGSYLGPQFTRADALRLAARREAPYTLYEDFGDLCAVVADLLAAGNVVGWFQGRMEYGPRALGGRSILGDPRNPEMQKKLNLKIKYREGFRPFAPSIAAEAVSDYFIQDRPSPYMLLVAPVAESLRFPLPDGYWQMPMFDRLYVNRSKLPAITHVDFSARIQTVHQATNPRYHQLITTFGQRHGCPVVVNTSFNVRGEPIVCTPEDAYRCFMRTEMDYLVVGDCLFGKEGQPEYAETGDWRGEYELD, from the coding sequence ATGGCCGAATACATTCTGGGAATCTCCGCCTATTACCACGACTCCGCTGCCGCGCTCCTGCGTGACGGCGTGGTCGTGGCCGCTGCCCACGAGGAACGCTTCACCCGCAAAAAGCACGATGCCGATTTCCCCCGCAAGGCCGCAGCCTACGTGCTGGCCGAAGCCGGCATCGAACTGGCGGAACTCTCCGCCATCGCCTTTTACGACAAGCCGTATCTCAAGTTCGAGCGGCTGCTCGAAACCTACCACGGCTTTGCCCCGAGCGGGCTGCGCAGCTTCCTGTCGGCCATCCCGGTGTGGATCAAGGAAAAGCTCTTCATGAAAAAGATGCTGCGCGAGGAACTGGCCGAACTGGGCCAGGGCAAACCGCGCATCCTTTTTCCCGAGCACCACCTGTCCCACGCCGCCTCGGCCTTTTATCCCTCGCCCTTTGACGAAGCCGCCATCCTCACCATCGACGGCGTTGGCGAGTGGTCCACCACCACCATCGGCCTCGGACGCGGCAAGGACGTCACCTTCCTGCGCGAGCTCGACTTCCCCCACTCGGTGGGTCTGCTCTATTCCGCCTTCACCTACTACTGCGGCTTCAAGGTCAATTCCGGCGAATACAAGCTCATGGGGCTGGCCCCCTACGGCATCGAAGGCTCGGCCCGGGTTGAAGAATACAAGGCCAAGATCCTCGAGACCCTGGTCGATCTGCGCCCGGACGGCTCGATGCTGCTCAACATGGCCTACTTCAACTACGCCACCGGCCTGACCATGTGCCGCGACGCCAAGTGGGAGGCCCTTTTCGGCCTGCCCAAACGGGCGGGCGAGTCCGAGCTTGGCCAGGAGCATATGGACATGGCCCTGGCCATCCAGCAGATCACCGAAGAGGTGGTGCTCCGGCTGGCCAAGACGGCCCGCGAACTGACCGGCTGCAAAAACCTGGTCATGGCCGGCGGCGTGGCGCTCAACTGCGTGGCCAACGGCAAGCTCCTGCGCGAAGGCATCTTTGACGACGTGTGGATTCAGCCGGCGGCCGGCGATGCCGGCGGCGCGCTTGGCGCGGCCCTGACCGCCTGGCACATCTGGGCCGGACATGAGCGCACGCCGCTGCCCGAGGGCGCGCTCGACCGCATGGCCGGGTCCTACCTCGGCCCGCAGTTCACCCGGGCCGACGCCCTGCGACTGGCCGCTCGCCGGGAAGCGCCGTATACGCTCTATGAGGACTTTGGCGATCTGTGCGCCGTGGTGGCCGATCTGCTGGCCGCCGGCAACGTGGTCGGCTGGTTCCAGGGCCGCATGGAATACGGTCCCCGGGCCTTGGGCGGCCGCTCCATCCTGGGCGATCCGCGAAACCCGGAAATGCAGAAAAAACTCAATCTCAAGATCAAATACCGCGAGGGTTTCCGGCCTTTTGCCCCGTCCATCGCCGCCGAGGCGGTCTCGGACTATTTCATCCAGGACCGGCCCTCGCCCTACATGCTGCTGGTGGCCCCGGTGGCCGAGTCCCTGCGCTTTCCCCTGCCCGACGGCTACTGGCAGATGCCCATGTTCGACCGGCTCTACGTCAACCGCTCGAAGCTGCCGGCCATCACCCACGTGGACTTCTCCGCCCGCATCCAGACCGTGCACCAGGCCACCAACCCGCGCTACCACCAGCTCATCACCACCTTTGGCCAGCGCCATGGCTGCCCGGTGGTGGTCAACACGAGCTTCAACGTGCGCGGCGAACCCATCGTCTGCACGCCCGAAGACGCCTACCGCTGTTTCATGCGCACCGAAATGGACTATCTGGTCGTGGGCGACTGCCTGTTTGGCAAGGAAGGCCAGCCCGAGTACGCCGAAACCGGCGACTGGCGCGGCGAATACGAGCTGGATTAG
- the arfB gene encoding alternative ribosome rescue aminoacyl-tRNA hydrolase ArfB, producing the protein MDSLRINARVAIPMAEISFIAARSGGPGGQHVNTTSTKVTLLFDVQASPSLTEYEKTRIGQALEGRIAKDGVLRVVSQSTRSQFANREIALERFAALLRVALTPVAPRKKTRVTLAAKRRRVDDKKRHGAQKRQRTVGSDD; encoded by the coding sequence ATGGACAGTCTGCGTATCAACGCCCGGGTGGCCATTCCCATGGCCGAAATTTCCTTTATTGCCGCCCGCAGCGGCGGTCCCGGCGGCCAGCACGTCAACACCACCAGCACCAAGGTGACGTTGCTTTTTGATGTGCAGGCCTCGCCGAGCCTGACCGAGTACGAAAAGACCCGCATCGGCCAAGCCCTGGAAGGCCGCATCGCCAAGGACGGGGTGCTGCGCGTGGTGTCCCAGTCCACCCGCAGCCAGTTCGCCAACCGGGAAATCGCCCTGGAGCGCTTTGCCGCCCTGCTGCGCGTCGCCCTGACGCCGGTTGCCCCCCGCAAAAAGACCCGTGTCACCCTGGCCGCCAAGCGCCGCCGGGTGGACGACAAGAAGCGGCACGGGGCGCAGAAGCGCCAGCGCACGGTCGGCAGCGACGATTGA
- a CDS encoding DUF5989 family protein has protein sequence MEFLSELWNFLRVRKKFWLLPIILVLLLFGVLVVLTSGTAVAPFIYTLF, from the coding sequence ATGGAATTTTTAAGCGAGCTTTGGAACTTTCTGCGCGTCCGGAAAAAATTCTGGCTGCTGCCCATCATCCTGGTGCTGCTGCTCTTCGGCGTCCTGGTGGTCCTGACCAGCGGCACGGCCGTGGCCCCCTTCATCTACACGCTGTTTTAG
- a CDS encoding SxtJ family membrane protein — translation MSSLEHKRQKTSFWLSATRDQARDTGMALVLISLIVFFATREIRYVTIAAGLLLLDMISPSLFKPAAKVWFGLSHVLGTVMSKVLLTLVFLLVLTPMGLLRSVLGKDPMRLGQFKKDTTSVFRVRDHAFTPADIEQPF, via the coding sequence ATGTCATCACTGGAACACAAGCGCCAAAAGACCTCGTTTTGGCTTTCCGCCACGCGCGATCAGGCCCGGGACACCGGCATGGCCCTGGTTCTGATCAGCCTCATCGTGTTTTTCGCCACCCGGGAAATCCGCTACGTGACCATCGCCGCCGGCCTGCTCCTGCTCGACATGATCTCCCCGTCGCTTTTCAAGCCGGCGGCCAAGGTCTGGTTCGGCCTGTCCCATGTGCTCGGCACGGTCATGTCCAAGGTGCTTTTGACCCTGGTTTTTTTGCTGGTGCTCACCCCCATGGGCCTGCTGCGCAGCGTCCTTGGCAAGGACCCGATGCGCCTTGGCCAGTTTAAAAAGGACACAACCTCGGTCTTCCGGGTTCGCGACCACGCCTTTACCCCGGCCGACATCGAACAGCCGTTTTAG
- a CDS encoding anaerobic ribonucleoside-triphosphate reductase activating protein, giving the protein MNGLIIGGVTPLSTLDFPDALAAVVYCQGCPWGCPYCHNEPLREITDHAERDSASVLAWLEGRKGLLDAVVFSGGEPTLQDGLVPMLTAVRAMGFKVGLHTTGMYPDALADILPLCDWVGLDIKAPRAAYDRITGVPGSGEAAFASLARLLASGVPFETRTTWHPGLLTEAELAILAGELAAADAGRWIIQGFRPDGCTDDALAAAGPTVFPPDLVSRLQAAAPRLTIATRV; this is encoded by the coding sequence ATGAACGGACTGATTATCGGCGGCGTGACGCCCCTTTCCACCCTCGATTTCCCCGACGCCCTGGCCGCTGTCGTCTATTGCCAGGGCTGCCCCTGGGGCTGCCCCTACTGCCACAATGAACCTCTGCGCGAGATCACCGACCACGCCGAGCGCGACAGCGCCTCGGTGCTCGCCTGGCTCGAAGGCCGCAAGGGACTCCTTGACGCGGTCGTTTTTTCCGGCGGCGAACCCACCCTCCAGGACGGCTTGGTCCCCATGCTGACCGCCGTGCGGGCCATGGGCTTCAAGGTCGGCCTGCACACCACCGGCATGTACCCCGATGCCCTGGCCGACATCCTGCCGCTTTGCGACTGGGTGGGCCTCGACATCAAGGCCCCCAGGGCGGCCTACGACCGCATAACCGGCGTGCCCGGCAGCGGCGAGGCCGCCTTTGCCAGCCTCGCCCGGCTCCTGGCCAGCGGCGTGCCCTTTGAGACGCGCACCACCTGGCATCCCGGCCTTTTGACCGAAGCCGAGCTGGCAATACTGGCCGGCGAACTGGCCGCAGCCGACGCCGGACGCTGGATCATCCAGGGCTTTCGACCCGACGGCTGCACCGACGACGCCCTGGCCGCCGCCGGACCGACCGTGTTTCCGCCCGATCTCGTCAGCCGGCTCCAGGCCGCCGCCCCGCGCCTGACCATCGCTACGAGAGTGTAG